The sequence below is a genomic window from Sorangiineae bacterium MSr12523.
CCCGTGCCGCCCCCTCGTGACGAACACGATCTCCGTGTGCGGGCGCATTGTTTGACGGGGCGCACCTTGGGCGATCTCGCGCGTGAGCTGCGTTTCTCGTTGGGGCATGCCGCGTTGCACACCAAAGGAAAAGCGGGTGAGCTCGTGGAGCGGGCGCTCGGTGCCGGTCCGGTTGCGGGGCCTCCTTCCGACGGCGATCCCCGTAGTCTACTCGACTTTCCGCATCTCGGTATCGAGCTGAAAACGGTGCCGGTGGATGAACGCGGGCGGCCGCGTGAGTCGACCTTCGTGTGCGCGCTTCCTTTGGGGCACGCAGACGCCATGGAGTGGCGTGGTTCGTGGGTGCGCACGAAGCTGTCGCATGTGCTCTGGTTGCCCATCCTCAC
It includes:
- a CDS encoding DNA mismatch repair protein MutH codes for the protein MPPSPVPPPRDEHDLRVRAHCLTGRTLGDLARELRFSLGHAALHTKGKAGELVERALGAGPVAGPPSDGDPRSLLDFPHLGIELKTVPVDERGRPRESTFVCALPLGHADAMEWRGSWVRTKLSHVLWLPILTREHAAWNERLVLEPVFWRPSHEQDAIFRADFEDVMGVIASGAIEQLTARMGRWLQVRPKAANGRARTMAHGPDGEPIATVPRGFYLRTRFTEAILRDPRAVP